The sequence CACCGACCAGTTCAGCATTACCGGGGCCTCGCAACTGCCTCCCGGTGAGCGTTCATACGGGCCGACGGTTGCGACGATCTTGGCGTGGCGTGAGCGGCGCATCGTGCCCCTCCAGTTCATGAGATCATAGTTGCATGAAGCCCGGCAGGGCTCATAACGTGTTTATAGCGGTGCTGGTTGGCCATGCGCACTCTCGCTTTACTTCTGGTCCGTCGTCGCGGGGGAACAGGAGAGAACATTCGGCTTACGCTCATGATGCCGCCGCGGGCTGCTCCTGTCGCGCCGACCGCACGATGCTGTGGACCGCGCGGTAGGCGAACACGATCGCCGGCCCGATTGTAATGCCTGCCCCAGGATAGATTCCACGCATCGGCGAGGTCATGTCATTGCCGCAGGCATAAAGTCCTGCGATCGGCGCCCCATTTCCATTCAGGACCTGTCCCTCTGCATCTGTTGAGAGGCCGGTCGCCGTCCCAAGGGTTGCCGGGACAATTGGGAGTGCGATGAATGGGCCGCTCTTGATAGGCCCAAGGTTCGGGTTTTTCTTTCCGACCGCCGGATCTCCCAGCGTGCGGTTGAAAGCCGATTCCCCCCGGTTGAAGAGCGGATCGCGTCCTTCAGCTGCGTGGGCATTGTGTTCTTCAACGGTCTTTTGGAGCTCGTCGGGGTCGAGCCCCAATTCCGCTGCAAGCTCCGCAATAGTCCGGCCGATCTCGATGTAGCCCAACCGGGCATACTTGTTGATACTCAATGTCCATGGCCAGGGGAGCAGATGTCCCATGCCCCTGAGGCGAACGAATTCCTTGTCGCAGATGAAATAGAACCGCTTGTCCGCCGGATAACCGTTGTTGAACATGGCAAGGCAGATATCATGATACGAATTGGATTCATTGACGAAGCGCTTGGCATTTGGCCCCACCGCGATGACGCCTGGACGGCCACGATCGAGCCAGCCGTACGGGACCACTTGCAAGGAGCGGCCGTTCCTGAGGATCGAGACGGGCGTCCAGAAGCCGCTCGATGCAACGTCATTATCGATCGCAGCTCCGAGCTTGCCTGCGAGCGCAATACCATCGCCGGTGACATCGCTGTGGGCGAGCGTATCATTGTGCTGGTGGGCTCCGCTGAGCTGGGCGCGTAATTTCCCGTTCCGCGCAAAGCCACCGGTTGCCAGGATCACTCCGTGCGAGGCGCGGACGCGGAGATCTCTGCCATCCCGCTTGAGGAGTGCGCCAGTAACTCTCCCTCCCTCCCTCGTCAGATCTACCGCCGGGCAGCGTGGCCGGATTTCAACGCCATATCTACGAAGGCTTACCAATAACCGCGCAATCAGCGCATTCCCGCCACTGAGTTCAGTGCCCCTCCTGTAGCGCAGCCGGTCGCCTGCGTAGCGGCTGACCCGGCGCAGGACGTGTTTGAGCGAGGCAGCCGACTGGAAGGGGTTGAGGAAACTTCTGACCTCGCCGGACGAAATCATCATGCCGCCGAGCACGACGCGAATCGGATCACCTATCAGGTCGAAATCCTTGCCGAGAAGCCGTCCGTCGTAAGGTGCTGGGCTCAGCGCCCGCCCCTTGTCGACCCCGCCGATTTGGCTGGAATGATAATCTGGAGCGGAGGCCAGTGTGAACTTCACTTCGCTCCCATTCTCCAAGCTGGCGAGCGCCGTTGGGCCGTCTTCAAGATAAGCGTCCACGAACTCGGGGCGATAGTAATTGCCAAGTTCGTGTTGCAGATAGGTCTTCACTTTCGCAATCGAATCATCGATTTTCGCGGCTCGGGCCTGTATTGAGCATGGAACCCAGATCATGCCGTTCGACAGGGCGGTCGTGCCACCGAGCCGGTCAGACTTCTCGCACACCGTCACGCGAAGCCCGGCCTTTGCCGCATAGAGCGCTGCGGACAGTCCGGCCGCGCCGCTACCGATCACGAGCACGTCCGTCTCCAAATCGTGCGTTGGCTTGCTTGCTTTGGAGAAGGAAGCGGCATTGGGTTTCAATTCGGCGACTGGGCTATTCATTCGTGCCTCGGTGCAGATTCTGCAGTGGATGCTGACGCTCTCGCGTGAGCGGAACGGCTTTGAATTCAGCGGCAGCAGCCTTCACCGCCCGCTCGATCGGGATCCGTTCGATGGAGGAGGCGCCAACGAATCCGACACATCCGGTCGATCGGTAGACTTCCGAGGTATCCTGGGGCTCAGCGATTGCCCCCCCATGGCAGAGAAGGGTGACGTCCGGGCGGACAGCTTGAGCTGCAGCATTGATGTCGTTGATGCGCCTGATGGCCTCTTCAATCGACTGTCCCTCCTCATGCCCCACAAGCCCGCCGCGCGTTGCGCCGACATGTGGGACGATGCAGTCGGCTCCCGCCGTTGCCATCGCTTTGGCGTCGTGCGGGCTTGCGACGTAGGCGAGCGAGAAGATGTTCTTCTTGCGAGCGGCCGCGATCATCTCAACTTCACGCTCAAAGCCGAGCCCGACGCGGCCTCGACGCTCACGCCATTTCTCACCCATCGTTGAAATGGTCGGGTAGTTGATCACGCCGGAGAAGCCGGCAGCCCAGAACTTGTCCAGAAGATCATCGAGGTCGAGCCGGAGGGGATCCCACGCCTCGACACCGCCTATAACAGGAACGGAGGAGACGACATTGCGGATCTCCGCCGCCAGCTCAAGCGTTCGCGCATTGGAATCGCCGATCCGGCTCGTCGGCAGCCCCATCAACCGCGATAACCCAGTACTGTAGACCACGAGCATGTCAGCCCCGCCCAGAGCTGCGCATTTTGCGACGAGCCCGCAACTGCTCGCCGCGGCAAGCACTGCCTTTCCCGCCTCAACTTGAGCTGTGATCTTTGCGAGTATTTCGGGCCGATCAAACATCCGCACGGGAGGACCCTCCTGGTGTCAGTCGTTCAACGATCCACGATGCGGCCGCGTCCGCAAATTCCGGATCGTTGATGTGACAATCCAGCTCGCGAGCGATGATCGAGGGCGGGAGGTTTTGCCTGACAGCATCGAACCAGGCTCTATCGGCTTCAGGATTTCGAAAGATTCCACCGTCCCGGTCATAGTCAGACACCCCCTTGGCCGGCCACAACACGAGGGCGGGCGCCTTTGCTTGCGAGAGGCGCTCTGCTGTGAGCGTGCCTATGCGCTCGTTCTCCGAGGCGGTCGTGCGCATGAGCGTCGTGAAGGGGGTATGCGAATAGAATTGGCGCCCCTTGAACTCGGCAGGCACGCTCGAGGGAGGGCCAAAGTTCACCATGTCGACAGCTCCCGGTGCGATAAGCTGAGGAATCATGCGGTGAGAAGCTGCTTTGAGCCGATCCGGACCTGCACTGGCCGTGCCGCCGACCAGCTCGTCAGCGAGCTCGGTTGTGGTCAAATCGATCACCGCATCGAACTCACCGGCGGACACGAGCTGCTCCATCTTGCGGCCCCCAGCGCCATTGGCCGGAAAGACAACCGCGTCGACGCCTGCCTCTGCCAGCCGCGCTACACAGCGATTTGCCGCCGGCGTCGTGACCCCAAAGGCAGTGATCGCAACAGTCTTTCTCTTCCGCCGCTCTCGAGCAGGCACATAGCGCATCGCCGCAATGGCGCGCCCTGCATTGTCCAGAACGCGTTCGGTGAACGCGTTGATTCCGAACAGATCGATCAGGGTCGGATAGAGGATGATGTCATGGTGGAGGGCGAGTTCGGCCAGGAGGGCTGGCCTCGCGCTGCTCACCAGCAGCTTTGGGAATCCATACGGCAAATCCGATACAACTTCACCGAAGACTGCGCTACCTTTGCCGCCCGCCACTCCGACGGCGGCGTCGATCGCACCTGATCGGAGGAGCTTCTTGACTTCTTCACGCGCGCCCGCGGCTATTTCCCGTAAGAGCTCAGCGGGTGCAGCCACCCGTTCAGCGCTGCTATCCGCCTCGCTTCTGCACCTCCTGTTTGATGTGCCTACATCAATCGTAAGAGTCTTGCGGCCCCACTGTTCGATGACGCGCGCGAGATAAGCGCTTTCGCGGCCCTTTGTGTCCAAGGTTGCGATAATCGCGACCTTGCCCGCAAGATCGGAGGCGTGACCATCCCGGACCGACCTCAGGTCGCCCTCGCAATGGTGAGACACGATCTTCCTCCTAGACGTTTCTGGACATTTGGAGGTCTAGATCGAAGTAAAATGGCTCATAAGCCCGGATACGAGCGCACCTGGGTAAAGTTGGGTAGGTGCCAAGCAGCCATATGAGCAGCAGCCGCTTCGCGGAGAACTCGAAATCCCAAACAATTAGATTCTGAGACTGTCAGGGCTCGTCCAAGGCGATCAAAGTAACCCATTGAAACGGTCCCTTAATTGACGCCGCCTCCAGGCTCGTCTTAAACAGAACAGGAACGATCAAGCCAATCTTGGTGCAAAAATTTCCCGCGGGAGACCGCGCGCCGAACCCCGGAGCCGGAATCCCATGTCCCGCTTCACCGCACGATTGTCGCCCCAAGGGACTGAACGCTTCGAGGTCAAGGCCGACGCCTGCAAGGGGCTAGCGATCCGAGTAACGGCTTCGGCAGGAAGAGCAGGCCGCGCGCAACCGCTTCGAGGAAGTGAAGGCCCGTGCCGATGCTACGGCAGCGGGCCAATTGACGGCAGCTTTGCCAGAGTTTTTCGCGCTAGGAAACGGCACGGCTCGTGGAATATTGCTGGAAAGGATGATCGGTTGCAGCGGCTGTCCTCCGATATGCTTCTTCAGTTGAAGGCCAGCAGTCCCAGCTTTGATGATAGTCAAGTTGACGTCAGTCACAAGGTCCAAGTCTACGCGGCGGCACTCGACAAAAGGCTGAAGTACTATCGCGCTGCCGGCTGCCGTGTTTTGCATAACAGTCGATGCCGAGACGTTAAGAACGGACGTGGCGCTGCCGTTGAGGCCAACGCTTGTCCCAACGCCACCGCCCACGAACGCCGTATTGAAATGCACATGGGCCTGCGCTTTGGCCGATACGTTTATTGGAACCGAAGCATTCGGCCTTCTTGCCAGCCGACTGAGGCATCTCCGACAGTTATATCCGCGCTCGCGAATTCGGCGTTGTCGGGCGATATGTCCAGCGAAATGTCGCCCAAAAGGTCATCTCGCATGAGGCCAACTTTGTCGATCTCGCCATTCGCGTTCTTCGCGCGTACCGTGATGACGCGTGCGGACGCTTTCGCGTGGTAGCACATCCGCGAGAGCCGATCGCAACGCTTCACCGGAGAGTGCCACGTACAGGTTGTCTCCCGTGCGGTGCCAATTGCGGATCTTCGTGTCTACCGAAGCTTGCAGATGCGTCAGATTGGTTGCCGATCCGGACCGTGTTTCCGAACTTTGTTGGTCAGTCGCTGGGTTCGGCGGCGAGCCTCCCAGGATCCGGACACCGTCTTCCGTGGGAAACGCGACCGTGAATGGAAATGGCTCATGGACGGCTACGCCGTGATAATCCGTCACAATTTGCGTGGATTCACCGCCTTGAAGGTCTGATTTTGACTTGATGCGATTTTGGTCGAGAAGGAGACGTCAGCCGGAAGGTCCACAGGGATGATAAGTTGATCTGCGAAAGACGAAAGGATACGCGCTGCGACTGCGTTTTCGAACAGGTGCCGCAAGCTCAGTTGTAGACTCCCGAATTTAATCTGCGGCGTTATGCGAATTGTAATTACCTGCAGGGCGACGAACCTATGTGCTGTTGCGGGATCGGACGATTGAGGGATCAGCAGAGCGGAGACGTCGAGCTTTAGGGTCGCCTTAGACCAACTGGGCGCAACCCTGTCCGCTTCAGCAGCGCAAGTCGCGAGCAGGTTGAGCGCGGGATCAGATGTGCTTTGTCCGGATGCTAACCGGATATCGCCCACGGGATTATGCTCGTGCTTCGTTTCCGAGGGCTAGCAAATGAGTTGAATACCGCCTGCTCGGTTATTATCCGCGAAGCAGGAACGCGTACTCAAAGGCATCGAGAGGTCTTGCGTCGCGTCTGACTGGAAAGCCGACGCAGCCTGCATCTTCCCTCGTCCGTCGCGTTTTGGTTGATTCGAGGCTTTTGAATAGGCGTGTGGCTATCTCGTATGGCAATGGAAAGGCAGCGATCTGAACGACGCGCATTCGGCAGCCTGGCTGCCTATGCCGATGTCACCTAAACCTATGTGGCGTTTCGAGCAGCAGAAGCAAGCTACCGATCCTGGCGCAGTTGGTCCGACGCGTCGAAAAAGCTGGCCGCTATTCAGATATCATCCGGCATCTGCGGCGTTCCTCCGGCCACGCTCAGGACTAGCGACCTAGATGTCTCGTCCACTGTCGGTTGGCGCCTTCTGGCGGCCGCCTGATGAGCGCGCGATCATCGCGCTTCGGCAGATTTCCCGTTCGCTTTAACGCGGACGGGTCGTTGGCAGCTCTTCGGCGTCGTCGGTTGCGATCGTCGGATCCGCCAAATCGTAACCGAAGCCTTCGTAAACGAACGCGCTACGGATCAATTCGCAGTCACGCTCGCTGACGCCAACCTGTCGGCAGACCCTATACCAGGACTCCCCAATGATCGCTTTCATGCCGTCGACGATTGCCGTTGCCTCTTCTTTTGATAAGAGGAAACGTTCACTCTGCGAGAGCAAATTGAGCCGGTTGGCGTAACGCCCCCAGTTGCCGAACGCCATCGCCAGGTCCCGGCGCTCCAAGGCAATCATCGGGTTCGGGGTGAGGTCGTATGCCGGTGACAGAGACCACGCTTGGTCCTTTGCCAAGATGGCATGGTTACGTGGATGATCGTCGGTATTGGAGATGAGAGCGTTGAAGCACACCCGCCGAAACAGCTCTGGCAGATCTTTCGACTGACTTCCGGATGCGGCTCGCCGAATTTCGTCAGCCAGCAGGAGATATGACCATTTTTGACGCTTATCGGCAGCATCAGGCGTGTCATCGGCATCGAGCAGCGTCAAGGCGCTCACCATCCTGCTGCGGTGGTAACCCTTCTCCGTCTTATTCCGATCGAACCGTTTAATCAGGACGACATCTTTATCGCCGATCGTGGTCATCTGGCTCTCTGCGCACGAGATCCCGCACCCGCGAGCAAGGGTCAGTATGGCGTGCTCGACCCGAGGGTTATTCCATCGATCGTCGCGGTGGGGGAATTTCGCGAGCCAAAGCGCACCCTCGTCCTCGACAGTGGCCTTCGGCCGCGCGCCCCCCATCGAAGTGCCCGCGCGCATCAACGCCTCTGCCTGTTCAGCGTCAGCACCTGCTGGTGCTGCTGCTGCTGGATCCTTCTCGGCGGCAACGATCTGGTCGGCTACTTCGATTAAACGCGCCAAGTCCAGCGTCTTGTTGAACGTACGAACAGGTGCCGGCGGTTGCACGTTGAGACCAAAGCCCAAGGCGCCGGCGCGATCGTCGGGTGAATTGAGCAGATATTGAATTTCGCTCGGCGACGGATTGCCCAGACGAGTTTCCATCAGCTTGCGTCCCCAGGCGTCCGGAGAGCTGTCGCGCAACGCGCCAAAATTGCCCCGCAGCTTCGTTGTTCGGAATGGCGGAACTTGAATCTTGAGCTCGACCGGATCGAACTCGACGCGATCCTTTCGCTCGAGGTAGCTGCGGCCATAGACGAATTGTCCAACGGCGGCACCTTGGCGTGTCGTGTCGAGCTGATACCGCCCGGCCGTAACCGGTTCTGTCTGGCCTGGCAGCGTGATATAGACGAAACATTCCTCAGAAGGCATTGCTTGGTCCCCCCCCCTGTCGCGCACGCTCGCGCTCATCGAGGCCGCTTAGAGCGAGCCCCTCCTCATCGTTCTTCGGGTTGGCAACGTCGGCAAGAGACGGGAGAAGATTCATTGCCCACAGCATGCCGAGATACACGCCGGCACTGGTGCTCAATTTCCCGTTCTCAGCATCGGCGATGACGTGCCGATCTACGCCCAGCTTAGTTGCCAGCTCTGTATGGCTCAGGTTGCGGCGCAGGCGCGCGGTCCGGAGGTTGTTGCCCAAGCGCTTGGTCGCCTCCTGAACGGCAGAGGGTGGTGCGCTGATAAACTTACTGCGAGGAGGCATGGCGTCTTAAGGCTCCCTTAAAAGGCTTATTGGCGCCTTATGGCACCGAGGGATATAGCACCGTTCGCTGGCGATGTCAACTACTTGGCGCCTTAAGCTACCGCAAAGCCACATATTGGCGCCTTAACACGCCAATAATTCCCTAAAGGCTGAGAATTTACCGTGCGCACTTGTGCCTCAACATGGGCCCGCTGACCCCCGATCCCGACATGCATCAGATGGGAAACAAATTGACGGCGGCCTCGCGAGTACATAACAGGAACATCGAAGACTGCCCTTTCAATCTCCCTCAATGCGGCAAAGCCAGTTCTTTGCCAAAGAGCGGGCGATTTCTGCCCGGCTCAAAAGTGCGGATTGCGTGGAAAAGGGCGGCGACCGGCGAACAGCATGTAGACATCGCCGCCGCAGACGGCCCAATCGCACTTGGATCGATTTTCAATCCAGACCGGTCGGAATGGGGAAGTTCATGAACTTTAAAGCAATCGCAGCCGGCGCTTCAACTGAACCGACCCTGCAATGCCCCAACTGCAATCACGAGATCCACCTGACGGAATCATTGGCTGCTCCGCTGCTCGCGGAAACGCGTCAGCGCTTTCAGGAACAGCTGGCGAGCAAGGACGCCGAGTTGGCTCGAAAAGTCGAGGCGCTGCGGCTGGAACGCGAGCAACTTACGAGGGAACGCGAGCAACTTGAAGATCGGGTCGCACAACGATTGGCGATAGAGAGGGCGCAACTTGCCGCTAGCGAGGGAAGGAAGGCGCGCGAGGCGGCTGCCGCTGAGCTACAAGCGAAGGAAGCGGAGGCTGCAGAGCTAAGGGCCAGCTTGGCCAACAACAACCTCAAGCTGGCCGAGGCCCAGAAGCAACAAGCCGAGTTGATGCGACAGCAACGAGCGCTCGAAGAGGAAAAGCGGGAGCTCGACTTAACCATAGAAAAACGCGTGCACGCATCCATCGGGGGAATCCAGACTAAGGCAAGGCAGGATGCCGACGAAGCCGCGCGCTTGCGCGTTGCGGAAAAGGACCAAACAATCGAATCCATGGCCCGCACGATCGAAGAGTTGAAGCGCAAGGCCGAGAGGACAGCAGACCAAGATGGAGCAGGTCTACCAATACCTGACCGGCACAAAATTCCGCCAGCGGGTGGATGCCGTGGTCGAGAAGTTTAACGATATGCGCGAGGATTTGGATAAGGAGCGCAAATTCTTGGGAAGGCAGTGGGCCAAGCGCGAAACGCAAATATTGGCCGTGATCGAATCGACCGTCGGCATGGTTGGTGACCTGCAAGCGATTGCCGGCAAGGCGATGCCGGAGATTCCCAGTCTAGAGGTCCCAATGTTGGAAGCCGCAGGCGAACCTGACTGGAAAGTAGGATAAGCATATCTATCCCCGCCATTCGCCTTAGTCGAACGGAGAGTTGGGCGTGCCCCAAAACAACCGCATGAACAGGTACCACATTGCTTTAACACCCGAAGAACAAGAGCTTTGATTGATCTTCGGGATGACTTGCTCGTTGCGATCGATCCACACGCAGTCTACCAAAGCAATCGCGTACCGATTTTGGCGCTGATGAAATCTCTCATCGATCGTGGGGCGATACCTCAGCATCGCGTCAGTTTTTTCACGGATCCCAAGTACAAGCCAGGTCGCCTGAAGGGGTCTCGGCAAAGCCTCTTCGAAAGAAACGGCACCAGAGCTGAAGAGATCTTCGAGCACCCTCGCTTCAAGCCGTATCTTAGATATTTCTGCACGGATGCGAATTACCGACCGGGGCAATTTCCGAATTCGAACGGGAAGTCGACAACCCCGAGTGGGTCAGCGGGAGCGATGGGATCGATCTTGCGAAGAAGGCCATCGCAATTTGCCGACGGCACCGCATTCCCGAGCACGAAGTCGTCGAACAATTTTTCAAGCTC is a genomic window of Bradyrhizobium sp. CB1717 containing:
- a CDS encoding FAD-dependent oxidoreductase gives rise to the protein MNSPVAELKPNAASFSKASKPTHDLETDVLVIGSGAAGLSAALYAAKAGLRVTVCEKSDRLGGTTALSNGMIWVPCSIQARAAKIDDSIAKVKTYLQHELGNYYRPEFVDAYLEDGPTALASLENGSEVKFTLASAPDYHSSQIGGVDKGRALSPAPYDGRLLGKDFDLIGDPIRVVLGGMMISSGEVRSFLNPFQSAASLKHVLRRVSRYAGDRLRYRRGTELSGGNALIARLLVSLRRYGVEIRPRCPAVDLTREGGRVTGALLKRDGRDLRVRASHGVILATGGFARNGKLRAQLSGAHQHNDTLAHSDVTGDGIALAGKLGAAIDNDVASSGFWTPVSILRNGRSLQVVPYGWLDRGRPGVIAVGPNAKRFVNESNSYHDICLAMFNNGYPADKRFYFICDKEFVRLRGMGHLLPWPWTLSINKYARLGYIEIGRTIAELAAELGLDPDELQKTVEEHNAHAAEGRDPLFNRGESAFNRTLGDPAVGKKNPNLGPIKSGPFIALPIVPATLGTATGLSTDAEGQVLNGNGAPIAGLYACGNDMTSPMRGIYPGAGITIGPAIVFAYRAVHSIVRSARQEQPAAAS
- a CDS encoding phosphoenolpyruvate hydrolase family protein, with the protein product MFDRPEILAKITAQVEAGKAVLAAASSCGLVAKCAALGGADMLVVYSTGLSRLMGLPTSRIGDSNARTLELAAEIRNVVSSVPVIGGVEAWDPLRLDLDDLLDKFWAAGFSGVINYPTISTMGEKWRERRGRVGLGFEREVEMIAAARKKNIFSLAYVASPHDAKAMATAGADCIVPHVGATRGGLVGHEEGQSIEEAIRRINDINAAAQAVRPDVTLLCHGGAIAEPQDTSEVYRSTGCVGFVGASSIERIPIERAVKAAAAEFKAVPLTRERQHPLQNLHRGTNE
- a CDS encoding Tm-1-like ATP-binding domain-containing protein; its protein translation is MSHHCEGDLRSVRDGHASDLAGKVAIIATLDTKGRESAYLARVIEQWGRKTLTIDVGTSNRRCRSEADSSAERVAAPAELLREIAAGAREEVKKLLRSGAIDAAVGVAGGKGSAVFGEVVSDLPYGFPKLLVSSARPALLAELALHHDIILYPTLIDLFGINAFTERVLDNAGRAIAAMRYVPARERRKRKTVAITAFGVTTPAANRCVARLAEAGVDAVVFPANGAGGRKMEQLVSAGEFDAVIDLTTTELADELVGGTASAGPDRLKAASHRMIPQLIAPGAVDMVNFGPPSSVPAEFKGRQFYSHTPFTTLMRTTASENERIGTLTAERLSQAKAPALVLWPAKGVSDYDRDGGIFRNPEADRAWFDAVRQNLPPSIIARELDCHINDPEFADAAASWIVERLTPGGSSRADV
- a CDS encoding HipA domain-containing protein, which translates into the protein MPSEECFVYITLPGQTEPVTAGRYQLDTTRQGAAVGQFVYGRSYLERKDRVEFDPVELKIQVPPFRTTKLRGNFGALRDSSPDAWGRKLMETRLGNPSPSEIQYLLNSPDDRAGALGFGLNVQPPAPVRTFNKTLDLARLIEVADQIVAAEKDPAAAAPAGADAEQAEALMRAGTSMGGARPKATVEDEGALWLAKFPHRDDRWNNPRVEHAILTLARGCGISCAESQMTTIGDKDVVLIKRFDRNKTEKGYHRSRMVSALTLLDADDTPDAADKRQKWSYLLLADEIRRAASGSQSKDLPELFRRVCFNALISNTDDHPRNHAILAKDQAWSLSPAYDLTPNPMIALERRDLAMAFGNWGRYANRLNLLSQSERFLLSKEEATAIVDGMKAIIGESWYRVCRQVGVSERDCELIRSAFVYEGFGYDLADPTIATDDAEELPTTRPR
- a CDS encoding helix-turn-helix transcriptional regulator is translated as MGNNLRTARLRRNLSHTELATKLGVDRHVIADAENGKLSTSAGVYLGMLWAMNLLPSLADVANPKNDEEGLALSGLDERERARQGGGPSNAF